CGACAAAAAAACTCATGTCACatataatgtttatcagcgtatgtaacctctgtaTTGGGTTCTATGATACTTATGTTTTATAACTACTATTGTAGActcccatgtaatatttatcagctaCGTCCTATTGTCAGACAAATGATTCTACGATTTATTTTATATCTTTCCATTCCGTATAAGAAATAAGTTCAATcgcaaaataaaaaagtgatataatattttgtcgacaaaagaaattttttttgacCATTTCGACGCAGGAGATATGGTTCACACTGAGCTCGCAGGAGATAGGGTTCGCGTTGAGCTTACGGGGAGTTTTCGTTCAACCGTTTGGCGAAAATTATTTTTCTGTGTACGGTTTGGCGACAAATAGTTTTCGTCCAACGGTTTGATGAAATGGCCTCGAATCTGCTGTCGAGACCCCTAAACTGCCATTGGGTACACGTCACATATTTTCGCCATACGGTTTGACGAAAATAATGTTTTCGCCATACGATTTGGCGAAAATAATGTTTCCGTTATATGGTGTTTTCGTAAAACCGTTGGAcgaataggtattatttttagaatttgttCATTTTTAGTATTGTTTCTGTAATATCAtaaaaaagtaatattaaaaaaaattcgaacATCACCTACTAACCAGTAAGGCAGCATCTTCCTTTACAAGTTGCGAACCAGAGCCGGCCAAACTTGACCAAACATTGCACTCAATAGAGACGCATCACATGCGACCAGACTCTTCGGATCAGCATTCCACATGCTTCCTGAGGGCTGAGTGCTGACCGCGTGATCCCTCGAGAACATAATGTTTCCTTACAAACCACGAAGCAGCATCTGACAAAAGAACGACAAGGCAAACGCAAGCAAAGCATGCCTGTCCATTTGGTAGCAAAGGAGTCGACCAGATTTCCATGAACAAATAGAACTACAAACGGATTCAACCGTAGTCAGGGTCCGGAACAAGCAAAGCCTTACAGATTCACACAGGAAGCAAGAGGTTCGATGACACACACTGGAGATAGGGTTGCAGAGGGACTCAAATGTTCAGCAGCTACAGCTAGTACGGTTCTTCAGGGAAGACAGGAAACAAGAGTTGCATTCCTTACTAATATGCAATGCACGGTTTCCTCCTTCCGGGGTATACCATCACCACGGCTCACTTGGCCATCATCACCTTGACAAACTCCTCGTAATTGATCTGACCGTCGCCGTCGACGTCAGCCTCGCGGATCATCTCGTCCACCTCCTCGTCAGTTAGCTTCTCGCCAAGGTTGGTCATGACGTGGCGGAGCTCGGCAGCGGAGATGAAGCCGTTCTGGTCCTTGTCAAACACCCTGAACGCCTCCTTGAGCTCTTCCTCTGAGTCGGTGTCTTTCATCTTGCGAGCCATGAGGTTGAGGAACTCGGGGAAGTCGATGGTGCCGTTGCCATCAGCATCAACCTCGTTGATCATGTCCTGGAGCTCAGCCTCGGTTGGGTTCTGACCCAGTGAACGCATGACAGTTCCCAGCTCCTTGGTTGTGATGCAACCTGTCCAATGTGCAGCAGAGATCAACTTCAGATCAATTTATATAAAATTAACATAGCAGTGAGAACTCAATGACTCACTACCCTGAGCATTTTGTTAGTTATCACATTTTTCGTAAAGAATGACAGCACAAGTAAACCAGACATCAAGTATGCCAGAACCAATCAACATCTgatcaagaaaaaggaaaacactaatTCAAATTGTAGTGTGTAGCTTTTGTCCAACTCCAACCTGACAGCTAAGCGACGATCCTTCGAGTATTTTGACTTAAGCAAAGAAGATTTTCTTGATATTAGGAACCAATCTTTACTAAGTCAGTTTTTTCACGCATAATGCATACCAATCAGCTGAGCATCATTCCTATTCAATCATACACACCAATCCAAAATACGACGTCACAATCATCATGCCAAAAGTATTCTAATATCATAATCATTGAGTCAAACCATGGTGTTATAATCATCTACCAAACCATTAAGTAACAAAAGGCATAATCAAAAGCTGAGCAGGCCCAATTCCACTATCAGCCCTATACAAGACCTCAACAGTTATCTCCATTGCTTCAGATCCTTGGATGTATGAGCCCCCCATCTACACTACCAACCTGGAAAAAACATTCTTCCACAGCAAATTATGTCCCATGAAAAATTTCCGGTCCACGCACACAACAACGACCCGAGGCAAGAAGACAGGTAGTGTGCATTCAAATGGTAGAATAGTCTTGGTGTCCCTGCCTGCCATGGCCAAACCAACATATCACCAACCGATCTGGATCGACCCTACGTACTCCCCACAAACAAAACGACCCAAGGCAAGAAGACTCGGATCAGAGGAGCCATCCTGACTTGGGCCGCAGCGGGCCGGATCTAAGCCCGACAGCCTCGCTACATCTGGGCCCAAGGCGAGGCGTTCCCCC
The nucleotide sequence above comes from Phragmites australis chromosome 4, lpPhrAust1.1, whole genome shotgun sequence. Encoded proteins:
- the LOC133916216 gene encoding calmodulin-1, giving the protein MADQLTDDQIAEFKEAFSLFDKDGDGCITTKELGTVMRSLGQNPTEAELQDMINEVDADGNGTIDFPEFLNLMARKMKDTDSEEELKEAFRVFDKDQNGFISAAELRHVMTNLGEKLTDEEVDEMIREADVDGDGQINYEEFVKVMMAK